Part of the Desulfovibrio porci genome is shown below.
CCCTAGGTGTAGAGTGTCAACACGTTGTTCACCCTCCGCTCAGCCTTGAGGCTGGAGGTTTTCTGCCAAGAGCCGTATGCGGACGCACAAAGTTGTAGCGATGCGTCCAGACCGGCAAGTTCGCTGTTCTTTTC
Proteins encoded:
- a CDS encoding integrase core domain-containing protein, with translation KRTANLPVWTHRYNFVRPHTALGRKPPASRLSGG